One segment of Theobroma cacao cultivar B97-61/B2 chromosome 9, Criollo_cocoa_genome_V2, whole genome shotgun sequence DNA contains the following:
- the LOC18589992 gene encoding ankyrin repeat domain-containing protein 2A gives MGMEANGVEQTSTETMQENVEELLEAARYDDIDDLIRLASTGVSLDSKDSQGRTALHMAAANGHLGIVEYLIGSGVDVNASNVEKNTPLHWACLNGHVEVVKKLVLSGANVSLLNIHERTPIDEAVSMGKMDVINAINVTSAELELTGINVS, from the exons ATGGGTATGGAGGCAAACGGAGTAGAGCAGACCTCTACAGAAACAATGCAGGAGAACGTTGAGGAACTGCTTGAG GCTGCACGATATGATGATATCGATGATCTAATAAGATTGGCATCTACTGGTGTCTCTCTTGATTCAAAGGATTCACAAGGCCGGACAG CGCTTCATATGGCTGCAGCTAATGGACATCTTGGTATTGTGGAGTATCTCATTGGTAGTGGAGTG GATGTTAATGCTTCTAATGTGGAGAAGAATACCCCTCTTCATTGGGCTTGTCTCAATGGTCATGTTGAG GTAGTTAAAAAATTGGTTTTATCAGGAGCAAACGTAAGCCTTCTAAATAT CCATGAGCGGACTCCAATTGATGAAGCTGTGAGCATGGGAAAGATGGATGTTATAAATGCAATTAATGTTACAAGTGCAGAATTGGAGCTTACTGGTATCAATGTTTCCTAA
- the LOC18589994 gene encoding protein LATERAL ROOT PRIMORDIUM 1 — translation MGMVGLRDVFVVAPASSFNHHHHHHHHHTQDPIMANDQINGQNAATALGVGVGVGVIPLLTATPCLAPQNVEDSDLLSNNGRNKLSGMQLWQNQNSSSHYLKKPSSVPDNNNSSSMNLIQSSGGGGMGGGSGGSGSSSGTTCQDCGNQAKKDCTHRRCRTCCKSRGFDCPTHVKSTWVSAARRRERQLMVAAATAGAGSSGSTSGAKKPRLITSQTTTTSHTSTSNTTPPRSFDTSSSHQDAGFKESLPGQVRAPAVFKCVRVTAVEDGEDEYAYQAVVKIGGHVFKGFLYDQGVEGRDGFPNISELHLGGGGGGGGNGGGSGRHGGSSSSPVLDPSEVYAATGGGLLAGSSYGNPIN, via the exons ATGGGGATGGTTGGTCTCCGCGATGTCTTCGTTGTTGCTCCAGCTTCTTCTTTTAACCATcaccaccaccatcatcaccacCATACTCAAGATCCCATCATGGCAAATGATCAAATCAACGGTCAAAATGCTGCTACGGCACTTGGCGTCGGTGTTGGCGTCGGTGTTATCCCTCTTCTTACAGCAACTCCGTGTTTAGCTCCACAGAATGTGGAAGATTCTGATTTGTTGAGTAACAATGGTCGTAACAAACTTAGTGGGATGCAGTTATGGCAGAATCAGAATTCTTCATCTCATTATCTTAAAAAACCATCATCAGTTCCTGATAACAATAATTCTTCTTCTATGAATTTGATACAAAGCAGCGGTGGCGGTGGGATGGGAGGTGGGAGTGGCGGTTCGGGTTCAAGCTCAGGGACCACGTGTCAAGATTGTGGGAACCAAGCCAAGAAAGACTGTACTCATAGGAGATGTAGAACATGTTGTAAAAGTCGGGGTTTTGATTGCCCTACTCACGTGAAGAGCACGTGGGTATCTGCTGCTAGAAGAAGAGAGCGTCAGCTCATGGTGGCCGCAGCTACTGCTGGCGCTGGCTCATCAGGGTCGACCTCTGGGGCTAAGAAACCTAGATTGATAACTTCACAGACTACAACAACTTCTCATACATCAACTTCAAATACTACTCCTCCTAGAAGCTTTGACACTAGCTCAAGTCACCAAG ATGCAGGTTTTAAAGAGTCATTGCCGGGGCAAGTGCGTGCACCGGCGGTATTCAAGTGTGTAAGAGTGACAGCGGTGGAGGATGGTGAGGATGAGTATGCATATCAAGCAGTTGTTAAGATTGGTGGACATGTGTTCAAAGGGTTTCTTTATGACCAAGGAGTTGAAGGAAGAGATGGGTTTCCTAATATATCCGAATTGCATTTAGGTGGTGGCGGCGGCGGCGGCGGTAATGGTGGAGGGAGTGGGAGACATGGGGGATCATCGTCGTCTCCAGTTCTTGATCCTTCTGAAGTTTATGCAGCCACTGGAGGTGGCTTGCTTGCTGGTTCAAGTTATGGTAATCCAATAAACTGA
- the LOC18589995 gene encoding uncharacterized protein LOC18589995, with protein MGNSISPCFHPNSRSLVKLIFWEGNTRILTGKHIAGEVMFEFPDRMVCHADSFFIGHPIPALGIDDELMPGQTYFVLPLDRFACNVLSASSLAALNSSPKPSPINFGDCPFEYIKGSNGRVLIKVVPEFITRLINRSREEEIGSPGNSFLCSTPELKKHYEMLVGSKEQVWSPKLETISEYKIRFSPCRFIGLEWKQKEKQ; from the coding sequence ATGGGCAATTCAATATCTCCATGTTTCCATCCTAATTCAAGGTCTTTGGTGAAGCTAATCTTCTGGGAAGGAAACACAAGAATCCTAACGGGAAAGCACATCGCCGGCGAGGTCATGTTTGAGTTCCCGGACAGGATGGTTTGCCATGCAGACTCTTTCTTCATTGGTCACCCCATCCCAGCTTTAGGCATAGACGACGAGCTCATGCCGGGTCAAACCTACTTTGTTCTTCCACTCGATCGCTTTGCTTGCAATGTCTTGTCGGCCTCTTCTCTCGCTGCCTTAAACTCCAGCCCTAAACCTTCTCCAATCAACTTTGGCGACTGCCCTTTTGAGTATATCAAAGGGTCCAATGGTAGGGTTTTGATCAAGGTGGTGCCTGAGTTTATAACAAGGTTGATTAATAGAAgtagagaagaagaaattggGAGTCCTGGTAATAGTTTTCTTTGCAGCACGCCGGAGTTGAAGAAGCATTACGAGATGCTTGTTGGGTCTAAAGAACAAGTTTGGTCGCCTAAACTTGAGACCATCTCGGAGTATAAAATCAGGTTTTCACCCTGCAGGTTCATAGGGTTGGAGTGGAAACAAAAGGAGAAGCAATAG